TTTCTGCCAACATCTgtgtaattaaaataaaacactgaaagttAATGTATTGCAATTTATTCTCTCTCATTACAGAAATAGATTTACCTTTAGCAAAACATACATTCTTTTGTTCTTACAAGGCAGGTAGGCATGCtactccaaaaaaaacaaaaaaaagcggAGGAAATTATACAGTTCTCTTCCTCATGCGACGTGCAATGAAGACATGCTTATTAGAATCAGAAAGCATGTGTGAGGGGGGTTAGGAACATAGACCTTATATGGATGAGAtgtctgcagccagccaccagggggcgatcaagatactttggcttcacttttaggaagCTGACATGTgatccatatttatatacagtctatgattcgGACCATGTTGTTTCAGTGTTGGATGTCAGTAGTTATCTGTGACTGCAATGAATCTTTGAGTGTTTCTGGGTCCAGTGTGTACGTCTGGAGTCTGTTCTGCGTTGCTGTGTGCACAAAGCGAAGCTCCTCTTCTTCCAAAtcgttcagcagcagcagaactgcatcaagggtgtgtgtctgaaaaTATTATCAGAGCGATCAGTGAATGGCTGACATGTATAGAACATTTAACATACTTTGAGTTTTGTTAAGAGATGAGAGGTTACCTTTTTCATAGATAATTTGGTTTCTTTGGTtgatggagaggacagagaggagaactTGTCAATGGAAAGGGGCTTCATCCCCAACCCTTCTCTGATTttactaaaaaaaaagaaaggaataTGTTATCTCAACATGTCAACATTAATCCGGCAGCTTTTTCAGCCAAGGCTCTTACAATTACCACTGCtaaggaggtaatgttttcaccactgtctgtttgtttgtaagcagggTAACACAAACTTCTGAGCAGATTTCTGTTCAACTTGGTGAACGTATGTCTTATGGGTGAGGTAAGAAGCTATTcaattttagtgcagatccggggctttttttctttctttaacatggtgtgactTTCACAGTTTTAACAGAATATTCATCGATactgatgaaagaaatcaggcaccTTGAGGGttctgatatctgtgagtgtgtttaatttagtgcagcttgattgaatgaaaggagacagttgggccttggcagaggtatgagctctactgagtgctattctagaGCATTTGTGTATATTGGTAATGTTTACTtggtctcctccatgttgtaGTTGAGCGGgtcattctctgtctctgcttctgGAAGTCCATTTGTAGAAAGCTGGTTTAGGGCGCTGTCTGGCGGCATGGTGACCACATCCCCCTCCATCATAGCGAGTGCAATCTCATCCTCTGTCACTACTTTATACACAATACATCATACACATCACAGGTATGAGCTGTACAAAAGATGCAGAACAGCTACGTAAAGTGCCATTGTTTGTCAACTGCTGGTTtcaaggtcaagaatgaacttAAAACTTCACCTTTTAAGCCAAtatgataatttttttaaatgacaactGACTTTATCTTTACTGAAGATCATGTGATCTGATCAGAATCGGAGGTAAGATTGCTTCGCCAACATACAGGTGTGCCTTAATACAATAATTTCTAACCTCATCACGGATATGTGTTTTATCCAAATCACCTGGAATACACCACAGTCATCTGCACACTCACCCTGGTTGTCCAGCCTCTGGAGACGAGGCAGGCAGCGCAGCACAGTAAGCCGATACTGTCTGGACTCAGTTCCACAGCAGGGGTTCTCGGCAAACCAGAGCACCCGGAGACGTGTCAACGGGCGCAGGTGAGAGAGctcggagagagagggaatcaTGTTCCTCCTCAGATAGagctcacacagagacagacagtccGCCAGAGGAGCGAGAGACGAGATGCAGTtgacactgcagagagaggaagaagaacacaGCCAGGATTCATTGTTCATGTGGAATAATTCAGTGTAATAGTAACGTCAGTGTCAACGGTAACATGTGTCTGACCCACCTCAGTGTCAGCACCTTAATGTTGGGCATTTGAGAGAAGATTGAAATCTGGGAGGACAGAGTATAAAGGAACATTCATATTATGAACAATAGAGAACAACGGTGCATGGTACCACTCTCGATTCTGTAGATGTTTCATGCTGAGCTCATTTGAACTACTTTATATACTGTTGTGTAGTTCAATCTACAGCAATCCAATTTCAACACTTAAACGACCAGTTCATCCTCCAGTTTAATCACAAACATTCAGAATTAACACATCTGGAGACACATGGTTACACTGACATCTGAAAACTATAGCTGTCAGActaatgtagtggagtagaaagtataAATGCCATTACTAATGAAAAGTACAAGCACCTCTAatatgtacttaagtacagtatatgagtaaatgtacttagttactgtcCACCACTGCATCTGAATAAATAAGATCTCGATCCGCTGTTTTAGTACTCACATCAGTAAGGTT
Above is a window of Hippoglossus hippoglossus isolate fHipHip1 chromosome 17, fHipHip1.pri, whole genome shotgun sequence DNA encoding:
- the cfap410 gene encoding cilia- and flagella-associated protein 410, which translates into the protein MKLTRKLVLAKAKASDLDSVKKLNCWGCNLTDISIFSQMPNIKVLTLSVNCISSLAPLADCLSLCELYLRRNMIPSLSELSHLRPLTRLRVLWFAENPCCGTESRQYRLTVLRCLPRLQRLDNQVVTEDEIALAMMEGDVVTMPPDSALNQLSTNGLPEAETENDPLNYNMEETNKIREGLGMKPLSIDKFSSLSSPSTKETKLSMKKTHTLDAVLLLLNDLEEEELRFVHTATQNRLQTYTLDPETLKDSLQSQITTDIQH